A window of Variovorax paradoxus genomic DNA:
ACCGGAGAAATATCTCATGGCAAACATCGTCATCGTCTTCCATTCCGGCTACGGCCACACCCAACGCGTGGCGCAGGCCGTGGCGGACGGCGCAGGCGCGCAACTGCTCGCCATCGACGCCGACGGCAACCTGCCCGAAGGCGGCTGGGAAACGCTGGCCGCGGCCGATGCCATCGTCTTAGGTTCGCCCACCTACATGGGCGGCGTGAGCTGGCAGTTCAAGAAATTCGCCGATGCTTCCTCGAAGGTCTGGTACACGCAAGGCTGGAAAGACAAGCTCTTCGCCGGCTTCACCAACAGCGCCACCATGAACGGCGACAAGGTCACCACCATGACCTACCTGTGGACCCTGGCCATGCAGCACAGCGGCATCTGGGTCAGCATGGGCATCCTGCCGACCAACAACAAGGCAGCCACGCGCGACTCGATGAACTACGTGGGTGGCTACGGCGGCCTGCTGACCCAATCGCCCTCCGACGCCAGCCCTGCCGAAATGCTCAAGGGCGATTTCGACACCGCCCGCGCATTCGGCGAACGCATCGCGGCAGTGGCAAAGTCGCACAAGTAACCGGCAACCCGCCCTCACTCACGGAGAACACGATGACCGATGCCATTCCAGAGACCCAACTGCTTCGACCGCACGACAAGGACCTGGGCGGTGGCTTCAAGGTGCGGCGGCTGCTGCCGGCGGCGCAGCGCCGCTCGGTCGGGCCGTTCGTGTTCTTCGACCACTTCGGCCCCGCCACCGAAGTGCCGGGCACCGAGCACGACGTGCGGCCGCATCCGCACATCGGCCTTTCGACGGTGACCTATCTCTTCAAGGGCGCGATGATGCATCGCGACAGCCTCGGCAGCGTGCAGGAGATCCTGCCCGGCGCCATCAACTGGATGACCGCGGGGCGCGGCATCGTGCACTCCGAGCGCAAGCCCGATCGCCTCAAGTCCGACACCTACGAGAACCACGGCCTGCAACTGTGGGCCGCGCTGCCGCAGGCGCATGAAGAGGTCGAGCCCAGCTTCGAGCACACGCCCGCCGGCGCCATTCCTGAAGTGACGGTGCAGGGCGTCGATGTGCGCGTGCTGGTGGGCGAGGCCTTCGGCGTGCGTTCGCCGGTCAAGACGCTGTCGCGGACGCTGTACCTCGACATCGCACTGCCGGCAGGCGGGCGCTTCGAGCTGCCCGCGCTGGCGCCCGAACTGGCCGTGTACACGGTCGATGCCGACGCGAGCGTCGATGGCGAGCCGGTGGCCGCGCACACCATGGCCGTGCTGCCCGCCGGGCAGGGCGCGGTGCTGACGGCGGACACCGCCGTGCGCCTGATGGTGATCGGCGGCGAGCCGCTGGACGGGCCGCGCTACATCACCTGGAACTTCGTCTCCAGCCGGCGCGAGCGCATCCTCGAAGCCGGCGCCGACTGGGCCGCGCAGCGCATGGGCCACGTGCCCGGAGAGACCGAGTTCATTCCGCTGCCGGGCAAGCCTTTCGGCGTGCGCGAGCCCGATACCGGCAGCACGCCGGTCTGAGCCCGCCCGGCCGGCCTGCCTTGCGGGGGAAGTAAGCTCCGCCCTGCAAGCGGCGGATCGAGGGGATCGCCGTCCCAACGACATCCCAGAAAGGGAGCAAGGCATATGGCAGTCTTTCGTACACCCGAGGTTGCACCGGGCGAATACGGCGATCTCTTCGAGTTCCTGATGAAGGAACTGAAGCTCTTCAAGCGACAGCTTCTGCTCATGCTCAAGCATGTGCAGACCGGCGAGTCGATGGTCTACCAGCAGGCTTGGTACGACTTCCACCTGAAAGACCGGCTCACGCACCTGCTCAAGGCCGACGACTACGCGGCGGTCGCCGAGCTGCCGATCAACAAGGACGGCCAGACCGGCATCTACATCGAGACCCGCTACGTGAAGAGCGGCAAGCTCGTGGGCCTGCAGCTGGTGGAAGCCCGCCCGCACGAGGGTGGCCGCTACGTCGGCCTGACGCCGGCCGCCGTATTCACCGATGGGGACGGCGAGCGCCTGCTGGCGTTCGCGCAGAAGCTGAAGTAAGCGGCCGGTCGGCGGCGCATGCGAAAAAGGCCCGCAATGCGGGCCTTTCGTTTGGCGGAGCCTGGAATGGCGCTTACTTGCCGCCGCCGCCCATCGAGGCAGCCTCCGCGGGCGGTGCGCCTTCAGGCGGCTTGGGCAGATCCACCATTGCCTTGCGGCCGCCGCGACCGCGCCATGCCGAGTAGCCCACGCCCAGCAGCAGCAGTGCGCACAGGCCGATGAAGGTGCCGCTGATCGGGCGCGTCACGAACACCGACATGTCGCCGCGCGAGAGCAGCAGGGCGCGGCGGAAGTTCTCTTCCACCATCGGCCCGAGCACGAAGCCCAGCAGAATCGGCGCGACCGAGAACTCCAGCGTCATCAGCACCGCGCCGACGATGCCGAACACCAGCACTTCCCAGATCTGGAACAGGCTGTTCTGCGTGCTGTAAACGCCCGTCGCAATGAAGAACATCGCGGCCGGGAACAGGTACTTGTAGGGCACCTTCAGCAGCTTCACCCACACGCCGATCATCGGCACGTTCAGGATGACGAGGATCACGTTGCCGATCCAGAACGAGGCGATCAGGCCCCAGAAGATGTCCGGATGCTCGGTGATGAGCTGCGGGCCGGGCTGGATGCCCTGGATCAGCAGCGCACCCAGGATCAGCGCCATCACCGCGTCGCCCGGAATGCCCAGGCTCATCGTCGGGATGAAGTCGACCTGCGTCTTCGAGTGCGCGGAGGCTTCGGGTCCGGCCACGCCTTCGATCATGCCGGTGCCGAACTTGTTCGGCGTCTTCGACACCTTGCGCTCCAGCGCATAGGCGATGAAGGTGGTGATGGTCGGACCGGTGCCGGGCATGGCGCCGAACACCGTGCCGACGAGGGTGCCGCGGATCATGGCGGGGAAGGCGCGCTTGAGCTCTTCCTTGCTCGGGCGCATGTCGCTGAGCTTCAGCGTGCCGGTGTCGCCGATGGCCTTCATGCGGTTCACGTTGAGCAGGAAGTCGGCCACGCCGAACAGGCCCATCGAGATCGCCACCAGTTCCAGGCCGTCGCTCAGCTCAGGCAGGCCGAACGCGAAGCGGAAGCTGCCGCTGTTCACGTCGGTGCCGACCACGCCGCACAGCAGGCCGAACAGCGTCATGGCCACGCCCTTGAGCGGCGAGCCGCGCGACATGGTGGAGCCGGCCAGCAGGCCCAGCAGCATGATCGAGAAGATCTCGGTCGGGCCGAACTTGAACGCGATCTGCACCAGCAGCGGCGAGGCGAAGATCATCACGATGATGCCGACCGACGCCGCGAAGAACGACGCGATCATCGTCACCCCGAGCGCGACGCCCCCCTTGCCTTGCTTGGTCATGGGGTACCCGTCCAGACAGGTCACCGCATGCGGCGGGTGCGACGGCATGTTCATCAGGATGGCGCCGATGGCACCGCCGTACTGCGAACCGTAGAAGATGCCGGCCAGCATCAGGATGGCGGGCACCGGGTGCATCACGTAGGTGAGCGGCAGCAGGATAGAGATGGCCTGCAGCGCGCCCATGCCCGGCAGCACGCCGATCAGGTTGCCCACCAGCACGCCGAAGAACGACCACAGCAGGTTCGAGCCCTGGAAGGCGACGCCGAAGCCGAACCAGAGGTCTTGTAGCGATTGACCGATCATGATCTCAACCTCCCCACTGGAACAGGGGCAACTGCAGCTTGAGCGCCCACCAGAACACGACCACCGCGATGAACGACATCGCCAGCGAAAGCAACAGCGCTTCGGTCAGCGTGTTGTCGCGGTCGCCGAGCGCCGAGATGAACACGATCGCGAAGGTGGCCGGCAGCAGGCCGCCGTACTCGCCGAACAGCAGGAACGCGAGGATGCCCAGGATGATGCAGATGCCGCCGCGAATGTCGGGCATGCCGCCCGGATGGCCGTGCGAGACGGCCTCTTCGTCGGATGCGGGCTTGTCGCCGCGCGCGGACACCGCGATCAGCAGGCCGGTCAGGGCCAGCAGCGCACCGAGCGCGACCGGGAAGAAGCCCGGTCCCATGTGCGCGAGCTCGCCCACGCGGTAGCCGATGCCGGCATACACCGCGGCCAATCCGATGACGATCAGCAGGGCGCCGCCGTAGTAGTCTTTTTTGAATCTGGAAGCGGGCCGGGGCGCGTGCGAGGCCGGATCTTCACCGAGCTGGTGCTGCATAAGTCTCCTTCGATTTGGAAGGAGGGCAGTCTAGAAATCGAGGCTTTCAGTCCCCTTTCGGACGGGGCGCAAGCGACCTGCGGACCCTCAAAATACGTGTAATCACGTACCGACGTATCGGGTGAAACCCTAGCAAAAACGGGCCTCGGCGGGGCTTCAGCCGAGGTGCAGCGGCAGCCTCAGCGTCGCGCGCAATCCGCCGCCGGTGTTGCTCTCGGGCATGCCCGCGCTGTCGAGCTCGATCTCGCCGCCGTTGCGCCGCGCATAGCCGCGCGCGATGGTCAGGCCCAGGCCCGCGCCGTGCGCCGCGCCCGCATCCACGGCGGGGTCGCGGTGAAAGCGCTCGAACACGCTCTCGCGCCGCTCGGGTGCGACGCCGGGACCGTTGTCGCACACCTCCGCCAGCGCCGACGAAGCCTCGCGCCGCACGGTCACGGTGATGTTGCCGCCGCGCGGCGTGTACTTGAGCGCGTTGTGCACGAGGTTCGCGAGCACCTCGTGAAGCTCGGCCGCGTTGGCGAGCACCGGCAGCACGGGCGTGTCGTCGTCCTCGGCGTCATCGCCGGCGGCGGTGTCGCTGCGCGCATCGACCCAGCCCAGGTCCTGGTCGTTCTCGCGCGCCAGCGGCAAGTATTCGAGCACCACGCCGCGCGCGATGGCGTTGAGGTCGACCACCGCTGGCTCGGCCCGCGCTGCCTCGCCTTCGGTGGTGGCATGCGCCAGCGCGAGCAGTTGTTCGCTCAGGCGCCGCGTGCGCGCCAGCTGCGCGACGATGGCATGCAGCGATTCGCGCATGCGCGCCGGGTCGGTCTCGCGCACCGCGTAGCCGGCCTGGATCGACAGGATGCTCAGCGGCGTGCGCAACTGGTGCGAGGCGTCGGCCAGGAACTGCGATTGCTCTTCCACCATGCGCCGGTGGCTTGCGATGTGGTGGTTGACCGCGTCGACCAGCGGCACCACTTCCTTGGGCACGCCGTTGGCGTCGAGCGGCTTCAGGTCGTCGCGCGAACGCTCGCGCAGCGAACGGCGCAGGCGCTCAAGCGGGCGCAGGGTCCAGGCCACGCCCAGCCACACCAGCAGCGCCATCACCAGCACCATGCGTGTGTCGCGCAGCAGCTCCTGGCGCAGCGACTCCGACTGGGCCTCCGTGCGCGGCCCGATGCCCTCGGCCGCCTGGATCAGCACGCTGTAGGCCACGCCGGGGTGGACGTGGTCGTACACCGTCTGCCGAAGCGCGGCCACGCGCACGCGGTGCTGCTCGTGCACCGCGTCGTAGAACACCGGCACGCCGTCGGCCGGGCGGGTGGCGGGGCGGGGCAGGCCGGGCACGCCCATGAGCGTGTTCTCGGGCGAGTTCACGTCGAGCGTTTCGCCCTTGGGAATGCGCTGCACGCCGACGTGCAGGTACTTGTAGCGCAGGTGCGTCGACTCGAACATGGCCTGGATCGAGAAGGGCTCCTGCACGCGCACGCTGCCGTCGCTCGCGACCACGATGCCGTTGGCCAGGGCCTGCACCGGCTCGAGCAGGCTCTGGTCGTAGGCGGCGACCAGCGAGTCGGTCAGCGCGTGATAGTCGTTCCAGCTGTCCAGCGCCAGCAGCGTGACCATGCCCGGCAGCAGCAGCGCCAGCAGCCGCGTGCGGATGCCGAAGCGCTGCGGCTCAGTCGCCGGCGATGGGGTCGGCGGCTGCGGCTGTGGATCCATCGGCAATGCCCTCGAGCATGTAGCCCAGGCCGCGCACGGTGACGATGCGCACGTCGCTGTCCGCCAGCTTGCGCCGCAGCCGGTGCAGCACCACTTCGATGGCGTCGGGGCCGGCGGTGCTGTCGTTGGTGAACACCTTGGCGAAGAGCTGCGACTTGCCCACCGGCGAGCCGCTGCGCATCAAGAGTGCCGTGAGGGCGGCCTGCTCGCGCGGCGTGAGCGACAGCAGCGTGCCGCGCAGCGTGAAGGCATGGCTCTGGCTGTCGTAGGAGAGCGA
This region includes:
- a CDS encoding pirin family protein → MTDAIPETQLLRPHDKDLGGGFKVRRLLPAAQRRSVGPFVFFDHFGPATEVPGTEHDVRPHPHIGLSTVTYLFKGAMMHRDSLGSVQEILPGAINWMTAGRGIVHSERKPDRLKSDTYENHGLQLWAALPQAHEEVEPSFEHTPAGAIPEVTVQGVDVRVLVGEAFGVRSPVKTLSRTLYLDIALPAGGRFELPALAPELAVYTVDADASVDGEPVAAHTMAVLPAGQGAVLTADTAVRLMVIGGEPLDGPRYITWNFVSSRRERILEAGADWAAQRMGHVPGETEFIPLPGKPFGVREPDTGSTPV
- a CDS encoding sensor histidine kinase; amino-acid sequence: MDPQPQPPTPSPATEPQRFGIRTRLLALLLPGMVTLLALDSWNDYHALTDSLVAAYDQSLLEPVQALANGIVVASDGSVRVQEPFSIQAMFESTHLRYKYLHVGVQRIPKGETLDVNSPENTLMGVPGLPRPATRPADGVPVFYDAVHEQHRVRVAALRQTVYDHVHPGVAYSVLIQAAEGIGPRTEAQSESLRQELLRDTRMVLVMALLVWLGVAWTLRPLERLRRSLRERSRDDLKPLDANGVPKEVVPLVDAVNHHIASHRRMVEEQSQFLADASHQLRTPLSILSIQAGYAVRETDPARMRESLHAIVAQLARTRRLSEQLLALAHATTEGEAARAEPAVVDLNAIARGVVLEYLPLARENDQDLGWVDARSDTAAGDDAEDDDTPVLPVLANAAELHEVLANLVHNALKYTPRGGNITVTVRREASSALAEVCDNGPGVAPERRESVFERFHRDPAVDAGAAHGAGLGLTIARGYARRNGGEIELDSAGMPESNTGGGLRATLRLPLHLG
- a CDS encoding tripartite tricarboxylate transporter permease, with the protein product MIGQSLQDLWFGFGVAFQGSNLLWSFFGVLVGNLIGVLPGMGALQAISILLPLTYVMHPVPAILMLAGIFYGSQYGGAIGAILMNMPSHPPHAVTCLDGYPMTKQGKGGVALGVTMIASFFAASVGIIVMIFASPLLVQIAFKFGPTEIFSIMLLGLLAGSTMSRGSPLKGVAMTLFGLLCGVVGTDVNSGSFRFAFGLPELSDGLELVAISMGLFGVADFLLNVNRMKAIGDTGTLKLSDMRPSKEELKRAFPAMIRGTLVGTVFGAMPGTGPTITTFIAYALERKVSKTPNKFGTGMIEGVAGPEASAHSKTQVDFIPTMSLGIPGDAVMALILGALLIQGIQPGPQLITEHPDIFWGLIASFWIGNVILVILNVPMIGVWVKLLKVPYKYLFPAAMFFIATGVYSTQNSLFQIWEVLVFGIVGAVLMTLEFSVAPILLGFVLGPMVEENFRRALLLSRGDMSVFVTRPISGTFIGLCALLLLGVGYSAWRGRGGRKAMVDLPKPPEGAPPAEAASMGGGGK
- a CDS encoding tripartite tricarboxylate transporter TctB family protein — translated: MQHQLGEDPASHAPRPASRFKKDYYGGALLIVIGLAAVYAGIGYRVGELAHMGPGFFPVALGALLALTGLLIAVSARGDKPASDEEAVSHGHPGGMPDIRGGICIILGILAFLLFGEYGGLLPATFAIVFISALGDRDNTLTEALLLSLAMSFIAVVVFWWALKLQLPLFQWGG
- a CDS encoding flavodoxin family protein, with protein sequence MANIVIVFHSGYGHTQRVAQAVADGAGAQLLAIDADGNLPEGGWETLAAADAIVLGSPTYMGGVSWQFKKFADASSKVWYTQGWKDKLFAGFTNSATMNGDKVTTMTYLWTLAMQHSGIWVSMGILPTNNKAATRDSMNYVGGYGGLLTQSPSDASPAEMLKGDFDTARAFGERIAAVAKSHK